The genomic DNA CGGACTGTCGACCCCATGGTGACTACATCCGGGGGAACTTTTTCGGGTTCTACGATCCGCGCCAACGCGAGTTCGCCGCGTAAATTCTTAATATTTTCCTTGTTGCAAAGCGCTTGCGTGAAGTCGCTTGCGAGCAGGCTCTCCAAGCGTTGACAGTCTTGACGAGTGACGACAATTTTTCGAACAGCCATGACCGAATCCCGGTTAGGAAGAAATACCGATGGACACATGCATTGGAAATGCAAGCGTTAGGGGCCGATACATATTTGCCCTGTCGGTCGATGACGTTGCAAGCGGCGGACCAAACCATCACTCAAACCGTCCCCGTTTTCGCCACCCGACAAAAATGCAAGTTGCATCGCAGTGGAGTGACAAACATTTTTTGTTTTTTTGTCACAGCATTTGCGGTGGAGGAAGAATCGCTAACATCCGCAGGGTCGCAACGTCGGAAATCGCGTCAACATTGGTTGTCAGTTGTCGGCTGGCGTTGGCACCGTCGAGCCCCAAAAAACGCCGCGCCAGCGGACCGCTGCGGCCATCAATTCGGGGACTTGCGGGGGCGTAACGGGAGCCATCACCGAGAGGAAACAAGCGGGGGACGGGCCCTAGAATTGAGCCCCGAAGCGAGACGCGTTAGCCTCGCACCAAGACCACGATTTGCTCGACAGCGGTCTGCAGCGAACGGGCCGCCATTTGAAAGTTGGTGTGCCCGCTGACCTCCGGCTGTATCGCCACAAACAGTTCGGTCGCCTTGCGCAGCTTGCTGAGCTTTTTCTTCGCCTGCTTTAGGTAAGCCGCGTCGTCTCCGCTGGCCAACGCCGGCCCCAGAGCGAGCATGAAATCGTAGAGGTCGCGATGGATCTCTTGCAGTTCCTCGTCGTCGACAGCTTCTTCGCAGTGCTTGAGAAACGCCCGAACCATCCAAACGTGACTCACCAAGCGATCGATCTCTGCCACGCGGGACGCCGCAGTAGCTGGTTTTTCAGGAATCGACGGGGGCAAGGAATCGTTCATACAGAAGAGGGATATGTGGGTGGGGTCGCTGTCAGATTTGCCTCCAATCACTATACTTCAACGGCGCCAGTCCGCAGACATACCGACATTAAAAAGACTTGAGGTCAACCGAATGAAGATATTTTTACCCGTTCTGTTTGCTTTGTGCACCGCGATGTGTTGGGGAATGTATGGCCCAACGATCGGTAACGCGCAAAGCAAATCGTGGTCGCCATTCAAACCTTATGTGTTTATCGGTATCGCTTACCTGGTGCTGGCGATCATCGGCGGTCTGATCGCGATGCGGTTGAAAGGGGATACGTTCTCCTATACCGGCGAACACTTTGCGCCGGCGAAGTGGGGATTCTTGGCCGGTTGCTTGGGTGCTTTGGGAGCTTTGTTCCTGACCTCTGCGATGATGACCAGCAAAGGAAACGCGTTGTTGGTGATGCCGATCGTCTTCGGTGGAGCCGTCTCGGTCACCGCACTTTATTCGACATGGCGGTTGTGGGGGCACGTTCAGATCAGCCCCGTGCTGTGGGTTGGAATCGCGATGGTGGCGGTCGGCGTCATTCTTGTGGCGACCAATACACCCCACGGTCATGCGGCCGCCAAACCCGCTCCTGCTGCAGGAGCTGTCGAACATGGGGGATCCGAGCAACCGGCACCGGCGGATGACGGTGCCGATAGCGCGGCGTCGGAAGCGACACCCGAGCTCGATCCTAATTCCTAGCCCGAAAAGCATTTAGCGTTGCGGAGTCCGTTTTGATTCATCCAGGTGCGTTGTCGATTGCGTTATCGGTCCTACATCTGTTAGTAGCGATTGCGATCTCCTTCCGAGTGATCATGCGGAAGCCACCGGTCGGAGTCGCTCTGGCATGGCTGTTTTTGGTCGCTGCGGTGCCGCTGGCAGGTGTCGGTTTTTATCTGTTAGTCGGCGAACGTCGTGTCGGCCAACGTCGGGCTCGAAAGA from Rosistilla oblonga includes the following:
- a CDS encoding amidohydrolase, with amino-acid sequence MNDSLPPSIPEKPATAASRVAEIDRLVSHVWMVRAFLKHCEEAVDDEELQEIHRDLYDFMLALGPALASGDDAAYLKQAKKKLSKLRKATELFVAIQPEVSGHTNFQMAARSLQTAVEQIVVLVRG